A region of Nostoc sp. 'Peltigera membranacea cyanobiont' N6 DNA encodes the following proteins:
- a CDS encoding ATP-grasp domain-containing protein, translating into MLDNLSLLLKACEKLNINYEIIHPAENLVKIKLNNKQHYFCNYSTPIINQAVAQIIKDKEYTYHILKNKVKLPRTVGFLSPFCDLQYKIYLKFPSFEDIILEIKENFETPVIVKRNSGSSGHNVFLCQNTDEVETALKEIFNVNNKKYDYVAIAQEFINIKSEYRAIFLNKELVLLYEKDITDAKFVGNLSPLHWDGAKAKYISDPQILSEIANFARPLFEELDIDYGGLDIVLDRDDQYWLIEINSHPNYTIFTRDNGEEPVLRVFEKMLISLNNKEAKEF; encoded by the coding sequence ATGTTAGATAACCTTTCGCTATTACTCAAAGCTTGTGAAAAGTTAAACATCAACTATGAAATTATTCATCCGGCTGAAAACTTAGTAAAAATAAAACTGAATAATAAACAACATTATTTTTGTAATTATAGTACTCCGATAATAAATCAAGCAGTAGCACAAATTATCAAAGACAAGGAATATACTTACCATATTTTAAAGAACAAAGTTAAACTTCCTCGGACAGTAGGTTTTCTTTCCCCTTTTTGTGACCTGCAATATAAGATTTACTTAAAGTTTCCAAGTTTTGAAGATATTATATTAGAAATAAAAGAAAACTTTGAAACACCCGTAATTGTTAAACGTAATTCTGGTTCAAGTGGACATAACGTTTTTTTATGTCAGAATACAGATGAAGTTGAAACTGCTTTAAAAGAGATTTTTAATGTTAATAATAAAAAGTATGATTACGTTGCGATCGCTCAAGAGTTCATTAACATAAAATCTGAATATAGAGCCATTTTCTTAAATAAAGAGTTGGTTCTGCTCTATGAAAAAGATATAACTGATGCGAAATTTGTCGGTAATCTCAGTCCTTTACATTGGGATGGTGCGAAAGCCAAGTATATCAGCGATCCACAAATATTGTCTGAGATTGCTAATTTTGCTAGACCACTTTTTGAAGAATTAGACATTGATTATGGTGGTTTAGATATTGTATTAGATCGAGATGACCAATATTGGTTAATTGAAATCAATTCTCACCCAAATTATACTATTTTTACTAGAGATAACGGAGAGGAACCGGTGTTAAGAGTTTTTGAAAAAATGCTCATTAGCCTTAACAACAAGGAAGCCAAGGAATTTTAA
- a CDS encoding Uma2 family endonuclease — translation MIASPQQNYLTAQEYLQIEEQSNIKHEYIDGYIYAMAGALEAHVTIALNLAALLRNHVRGSGCRVYIADMKARIESLNRFYYPDVMITCDERERETPGYKRFPCLIVEVLSNSTEAFDRGDKFADYQTLESLQEYILINTKRQRVECFRRNDQGMWVLQSYTAEHQSFRLNSVDFEETMAALYEDVVFE, via the coding sequence ATGATAGCCTCACCCCAACAAAACTACCTCACCGCCCAAGAGTACCTTCAAATCGAGGAACAGAGCAATATCAAGCATGAATATATAGACGGTTACATCTACGCAATGGCTGGAGCGCTTGAAGCACATGTTACCATCGCTCTTAACCTTGCCGCTCTCCTCCGTAATCATGTGCGCGGTTCGGGTTGTCGTGTTTACATCGCTGACATGAAAGCCCGAATTGAATCTCTGAATCGCTTTTATTATCCCGATGTGATGATAACTTGCGATGAACGAGAACGAGAAACGCCAGGTTATAAAAGATTTCCCTGTTTAATTGTCGAAGTTTTATCTAATTCTACAGAAGCATTTGACCGGGGCGACAAATTCGCTGATTATCAAACACTGGAAAGTCTGCAAGAGTATATATTAATTAATACCAAACGTCAGCGAGTCGAGTGTTTTCGACGCAACGATCAAGGAATGTGGGTTTTGCAATCCTACACAGCAGAACATCAATCATTTCGACTCAACAGCGTGGATTTTGAGGAAACAATGGCAGCACTTTACGAAGATGTAGTTTTTGAATAA
- a CDS encoding aspartate kinase, which yields MALIVQKYGGTSVGSVERIQAVAGRVYKTVQAGNSLVVVVSAMGKTTDGLVKLANEISPNPNRREMDMLLSTGEQVTIALLSMALQELGQPAISMTGAQVGIVTEAEHSRARILHIETTRLTRHINAGKVVVVAGFQGTSNAGEMEITTLGRGGSDTSAVAIAAALGASFCEIYTDVPGILTTDPRLVAEAQLIDAITCNEMLELASLGAKVLHPRAVEIARNYGVPLVVRSSWTDAPGTWVTSAQPQGRSLINLEIARPVDAVEFDTNQAKVALLRVPDKPGVAARLFGEISRQKVDVDLIIQSIHEGNSNDIAFTVTTPILKRAEAVAAAIAPALRNPSNPKSDEAEVMLEHNIAKVSIAGAGMIGRPGVAAKMFATLAEAGVNIQMISTSEVKVSCVVNAAECDRAVLALRTAFEIEAGEQGSRGAGESVCIDSPLPLCPSAPLPNSPPVRGVALDLNQARLAIRQLPDRPGMAAKLFGLLAQHNISVDMIIQSQRCRVIDGVPRRDIAFTVSRIDGENAKEMLTQVAAELGWGEVVLDSAIAKVSIVGAGMVGQPGVAAKMFEALAQHQINIQMIATSEIKISCVVAQEEGVKALQAIHAAFGLAGSEKVVVPA from the coding sequence ATGGCGCTCATAGTTCAAAAATACGGTGGTACATCTGTCGGTTCAGTGGAACGCATTCAAGCTGTTGCAGGGCGTGTTTATAAAACTGTCCAAGCTGGAAACTCTCTGGTAGTAGTGGTTTCAGCGATGGGCAAAACCACCGATGGACTCGTCAAACTCGCTAATGAAATTTCTCCCAATCCTAACCGCCGGGAAATGGATATGCTGCTTTCTACTGGCGAACAAGTAACCATCGCCTTACTCAGCATGGCTTTGCAGGAACTCGGACAACCAGCAATTTCCATGACTGGCGCTCAGGTAGGAATTGTTACCGAAGCCGAACACAGCCGCGCTCGAATTTTGCATATTGAAACTACTCGCCTAACTCGCCACATCAATGCAGGTAAAGTTGTTGTAGTAGCAGGGTTCCAAGGTACATCCAACGCCGGGGAAATGGAAATTACAACTTTGGGGCGCGGTGGTTCTGACACCTCGGCGGTGGCGATCGCAGCCGCATTAGGAGCAAGCTTTTGTGAAATTTATACAGACGTTCCAGGGATTTTAACTACAGACCCCCGCTTAGTTGCCGAAGCCCAATTGATCGATGCCATCACCTGCAATGAAATGTTGGAACTAGCTAGCTTGGGTGCAAAAGTGTTGCATCCCCGCGCTGTGGAAATCGCTCGTAACTATGGTGTTCCCCTTGTAGTAAGGTCTAGCTGGACAGATGCCCCCGGTACTTGGGTAACATCAGCCCAACCCCAAGGGCGATCGCTAATCAATCTCGAAATTGCCCGTCCGGTAGATGCTGTAGAATTTGACACTAACCAAGCAAAGGTGGCTTTGTTGCGCGTACCCGACAAACCAGGCGTAGCAGCAAGGTTATTCGGTGAAATTTCTCGGCAAAAAGTAGACGTAGATTTGATTATTCAATCAATTCATGAAGGTAACAGTAATGACATTGCCTTTACTGTCACCACACCAATTTTAAAACGGGCAGAAGCCGTAGCAGCAGCGATCGCCCCGGCACTGAGAAATCCATCTAACCCCAAATCTGACGAAGCCGAGGTAATGCTAGAACATAACATTGCCAAAGTCAGCATCGCAGGTGCAGGAATGATTGGCCGTCCTGGTGTAGCTGCAAAGATGTTTGCCACCTTAGCCGAAGCTGGCGTGAATATTCAGATGATTTCCACCAGCGAAGTGAAAGTAAGTTGCGTAGTCAATGCCGCAGAATGCGATCGCGCCGTCTTAGCACTCCGCACTGCCTTTGAAATAGAAGCAGGGGAGCAGGGGAGCAGGGGAGCAGGGGAGAGTGTGTGCATAGATTCCCCTCTGCCCCTCTGCCCCTCTGCCCCTCTGCCCAATTCTCCCCCCGTTCGCGGCGTTGCTTTAGATTTGAATCAAGCGCGTCTTGCTATTCGCCAATTACCAGATCGCCCAGGGATGGCGGCGAAGCTGTTTGGATTATTAGCACAGCATAATATCAGCGTTGACATGATTATTCAATCTCAGCGCTGTCGAGTGATTGATGGTGTTCCCCGGCGAGATATTGCCTTTACAGTCTCGCGGATAGATGGGGAAAACGCCAAAGAAATGCTTACTCAAGTAGCGGCAGAGTTAGGATGGGGTGAAGTTGTTTTAGATAGCGCGATCGCTAAGGTGAGTATTGTCGGCGCGGGTATGGTGGGACAACCAGGTGTTGCCGCAAAAATGTTTGAAGCGCTAGCCCAACACCAAATTAATATTCAAATGATTGCCACCTCAGAAATTAAAATTAGTTGTGTAGTAGCACAAGAGGAAGGTGTTAAAGCTTTGCAAGCCATTCATGCCGCTTTTGGACTAGCTGGTAGTGAGAAAGTTGTTGTGCCAGCGTAG